From a single Glycine soja cultivar W05 unplaced genomic scaffold, ASM419377v2 tig00033048_1_pilon, whole genome shotgun sequence genomic region:
- the LOC114404401 gene encoding uncharacterized protein LOC114404401, whose protein sequence is MRRSSAGELVPLDLEIETTFRRNNTERKINLLHDRTVASILEEAHFSESSSSNSPTSKESQTAEFETEVMAEEQPLRLIQNNLFHGMPNEDPYAHLATYIEICNIVRLAGVSEDAVVGCVICGGAHDSSCCIPTEDTTHEVNYMGNQPRPNFNSGGYFGFQHGQQYNQQQGQWRTHPSNQFNKDQGGPSNRPQQQGPSLYDRTTMLEETLAQFMQVSMSNQKSTKSTIKNLEVQVGQLAKQLADQPSSSFGANTKKNPKEECKAVMTRSKMVSKNEGEKRIGEEKQQLVTELAIDLVVEPLSETEEEVEVDDDQQKEIPIIEEEAQLVEILKKHTIAIGWHISNLKGISPSYCMHKINMEADYKPVRQPQTRLNPVMKEEVVPKKGGMTVVRNEKNDLIPTRTIIGWRMCIDYRKLNDATRKNHYPLPFMDQMLERLAGQSFYCFLDGYFGYNQTDVDPKDQEKTAFTCLFGVFAYRRMPFSLCNAPATFQRCIMAIFANMMEKSIEVFMDDFSVFGSSFECCLSNLERVLKRCEETNLVLNWEKCHLMVKEGIVLGHKISTKGIEVDKEKIDVIEKLPLPVNVKGIRSFLGHAGFYRQFIKDFSKIAKPLNNLLNKDTAFIFDEECLQAFNILKTRLVSTHVITAPDWG, encoded by the exons ATGCGTAGATCTTCAGCAGGTGAATTGGTTCCATtggatttagaaattgaaacaACCTTCAGAAGAAACAAcacagagagaaaaataaatcttttgCACGACAGAACAGTAGCATCAATCCTTGAAGAGGCTCACTTTTCTGAGTCATCATCTTCTAATTCACCTACATCCAAGGAATCTCAAACAGCAGAATTTGAAACCGAAGTCATGGCTGAAGAGCAACCTCTACGA TTGATTCAGaacaatttgtttcatggtatgccaaatgaagacccatatgcaCATCTAGCCACTTATATTGAGATTTGCAACATTGTCAGATTGGCTGGCGTGTCTGAGGATGCT gttgtaGGTTGTGTTATATGTGGTGGAGCACATGATTCTAGCTGCTGCATTCCCACAGAAGATACAACACATGAAGTGAACTATATGGGAAACCAGCCAAGACCAAACTTTAATTCAGGTGGGTATTTTGGATTTCAACATGGCCAGCAATATAATCAGCAACAGGGACAGTGGAGAACTCACCCTAGTAAtcagttcaataaagaccaagGTGGGCCATCTAACAGACCACAgcaacaagggcctagtcttTATGATAGAACGACAATGCTGGAAGAGACTCTTGCTCAGTTCATGCAAGTATCCATGTCCAATCAAAAGAGCACAAAGTCAACCATCAAGAATCTAgaagtccaggtgggacaaTTGGCAAAACAACTGGCAGACCAACCGTCAAGCAGCTTTGGAGCTAACACAAAGAAGAATCCTAAGGAGGAGTGCAAGGCTGTTATGACTAGAAGCAAAATGGTGAGCAAGAATGAAGGTGAGAAGAGGATAGGTGAAGAAAAACAACAGCTGGTGACTGAACTAGCAATTGACCTAGTGGTGGAACCTTTGAGTGAGACTGAGGAAGAAGTGGAAGTAGATGATGATCAGCAGAAGGAGATACCAATAAtt GAAGAGGAAGCTCAGCTGGTGGAAATTTTGAAGAAGCATACAATAGCTATTGGGTGGCATATCTCAAATTTGAAAGGAATCAGCCCTTCTTATTGTATGCACAAGATCAACATGGAAGCTGATTATAAACCTGTCAGACAGCCACAAACAAGACTAAATCCAGTCATGAAGGAAGAG GTAGTTCCAAAGAAAGGTGGCATGACAGTTGTtagaaatgaaaagaatgatTTGATTCCAACAAGAACTATCATTGGATGGAGAATGTGTATAGATTATCGAAAGCTGAATGATGCCACCAGAAAGAACCACTACCCACTTCCCTTCATGGACCAAATGCTTGAACGGCTGGCAGGACAATCATTTTACTGTTTTCTAGATGGATACTTTGGATATAATCAAACTGATGTGGACCCTAAGGATCAGGAGAAGACTGCCTTTACTTGTCTCTTTGGTGTATTTGCTTACAGGCGAATGCCTTTCAGCCTTTGCAATGCTCCTGCAACTTTTCAGAGATGTATAATGGCAATCTTCGCAAATATGATGGAGAAGAGTATTGAAGTGTTTATGGATGACTTTTCTGTTTTTGGATCCTCATTTGAATGTTGTTTATCCAATTTGGAGAGAGTATTAAAAAGGTGTGAAGAAACCAATTTAGTTCTAAACTGGGAGAAATGTCATTTAATGGTGAAAGAAGGCATTGTGCTAGGACACAAAATTTCTACCAAGGGGATAGAAGTAGATAAAGAAAAGATTGATGTGATAGAAAAATTACCCCTTCCAGTAAATGTCAAAGGGATAAGGAGCTTTCTAGGGCATGCTGGATTCTATCGGCAATTCATTAAAGATTTCTCAAAGATTGCCAAACCACTCAACAATCTGCTTAACAAGGATACTGCATTTATATTTGATGAAGAATGCTTGCAAGCATTTAACATTCTCAAAACAAGACTAGTATCAACTCATGTGATTACAGCACCAGACTGGGGTTAA